Proteins from a single region of Siphonobacter curvatus:
- a CDS encoding methyltransferase domain-containing protein, whose translation MPLNTRNRSREPEVMDDFSLEGEELRDTLDEIAAINRWLGGNAVTLNGVKQLLREVDPQQTVTILDIGCGNGDMCRAVADWGRKTGQSLQIIGVDANAFTIDHAQQCSLDYSEISYEVLDVFSSDFQALNYDVVLATLTLHHFSDTEIRYLLNLFNAQARIGVVVNDLHRSTWAYRLFELVCWAFRLHPMTRQDGLISILRGFKKSELEAFSKQVCFASVRITWKWAFRYQWILKNVCL comes from the coding sequence ATGCCCCTGAATACTCGTAATCGCAGCCGTGAACCCGAAGTGATGGATGATTTTTCGCTGGAAGGTGAAGAATTGCGGGATACCCTGGACGAAATCGCTGCCATCAATCGCTGGCTGGGTGGCAACGCGGTTACGCTGAACGGTGTCAAACAGCTACTTCGGGAGGTAGATCCTCAGCAAACAGTGACCATCCTGGATATAGGTTGTGGCAATGGCGATATGTGCCGGGCCGTAGCCGACTGGGGTCGAAAAACGGGCCAGTCTCTACAAATCATCGGGGTGGATGCCAATGCTTTTACCATCGATCACGCTCAGCAGTGTTCGTTGGATTATTCCGAAATTTCCTATGAAGTACTGGATGTGTTTAGCTCTGATTTCCAAGCTCTGAATTATGATGTGGTGTTAGCCACGCTGACCCTCCATCATTTCAGTGACACTGAAATTCGGTATCTGTTGAACCTGTTTAACGCTCAGGCCCGAATCGGTGTAGTAGTGAATGACCTGCATCGCAGTACCTGGGCTTACCGCCTGTTTGAACTCGTCTGCTGGGCGTTCCGACTGCATCCCATGACCCGACAGGACGGACTTATTTCCATCCTGCGGGGCTTTAAAAAATCAGAACTCGAAGCCTTTTCCAAACAGGTTTGCTTTGCTTCGGTTCGTATCACCTGGAAGTGGGCGTTCCGCTACCAATGGATTTTGAAAAACGTATGCCTGTAA
- a CDS encoding 3-hydroxyacyl-ACP dehydratase FabZ family protein encodes MKSEEILALLPYQTPFLFVDALQHVDENGVEGTYTFPADSYFYKGHFKDLPVTPGVILTEVMAQIGVVCLGIFLVASVQGIQMALSSVQIDFFIPVYPGETVTVRSKKDYFRFHKLKCQVQLFNSGGELVARGSIAGMIKPEAYA; translated from the coding sequence ATGAAATCCGAGGAAATTCTGGCCCTGCTGCCGTACCAGACGCCTTTTTTATTCGTAGATGCCTTGCAACACGTGGACGAAAACGGCGTGGAAGGGACCTACACGTTCCCGGCTGATTCGTATTTTTATAAGGGTCACTTCAAGGATTTACCCGTGACGCCCGGCGTCATTCTGACCGAAGTGATGGCTCAGATTGGGGTGGTATGCCTGGGTATTTTTTTAGTAGCCTCGGTACAGGGCATTCAAATGGCTCTGTCATCCGTTCAGATTGACTTTTTCATACCCGTGTATCCCGGAGAAACCGTAACCGTTCGTTCAAAGAAAGACTATTTTCGTTTTCATAAATTAAAGTGTCAGGTACAACTGTTCAACAGTGGGGGCGAGTTAGTAGCCCGGGGCAGCATTGCGGGCATGATTAAACCAGAGGCTTATGCGTAA
- a CDS encoding (2Fe-2S)-binding protein, with translation MEATLHLRVNGQSHRLTVDPATPLLYVLRNHLQLNGPKYGCGLQQCGACMVLLDGKAQPSCLIAVETVQKQEITTLEGIAQGTQLHPVQQAFIDEQAAQCGYCLNGMILSAVSLLNENPKPDEAAIREGLERVLCRCGTQSRILRAVKRASH, from the coding sequence ATGGAAGCTACCCTACACTTACGCGTCAACGGACAGTCGCATCGCCTCACCGTTGACCCGGCTACTCCTTTATTGTACGTCTTACGCAATCACTTACAGCTCAACGGTCCCAAGTACGGTTGCGGGCTTCAGCAATGCGGAGCTTGTATGGTGCTCCTGGATGGGAAAGCTCAACCAAGTTGCCTGATTGCCGTCGAGACGGTACAGAAACAGGAAATCACAACCCTGGAAGGAATCGCTCAGGGCACGCAACTCCATCCGGTCCAGCAGGCTTTCATTGACGAACAGGCCGCCCAGTGCGGGTACTGCCTCAATGGCATGATCCTGTCGGCGGTATCCCTGCTCAACGAAAATCCCAAACCCGACGAAGCCGCGATTCGGGAAGGACTCGAGCGCGTACTCTGCCGTTGCGGCACGCAAAGCCGTATCCTGCGGGCCGTTAAACGAGCCAGTCACTAA
- a CDS encoding NAD(P)/FAD-dependent oxidoreductase, whose product MPTQTDILIAGGGLAGLTAGLHLARQGFGVVVLEKQPYPQHKVCGEYISNEVRPYLTSLGIEVDTLNPARISKFLLTTLEGKSLRSALPLGGFGVSRYRLDAYLYQQARKAGVQIEQAHVQRIDFDGNRFTVTTSEDYLYEAPVVIAAYGKRSRLDSQTPLSPWMAVKAHYRVPFPDDLVSLHTFRGGYCGISQVEDEVVNACYLVQAEVFKPYKNPETFQQQVLSQNPFLRDFFERAEPLFDKPLAISQISFASKPAVENHVLRCGDTAGLIHPLCGNGMAMAIHSAKLAAEAITAFFHHADRSKLEAEYTRQWNQNFRNRLTAGRLVQSLLQRPVLTSLVMKSAPLFAGLLPAIVRQTHGKPFSYAPEYS is encoded by the coding sequence TGCATCTGGCTCGGCAGGGGTTTGGGGTGGTTGTGCTTGAAAAGCAGCCGTACCCGCAACATAAGGTGTGCGGAGAATACATTTCCAACGAGGTGCGTCCGTATCTGACTTCGCTGGGAATTGAAGTGGATACGTTGAACCCGGCCCGAATTTCGAAATTTTTACTGACTACGCTGGAAGGAAAGTCCTTACGCAGTGCTCTGCCGTTGGGTGGTTTCGGCGTTAGTCGTTATCGGCTGGACGCCTATCTGTATCAGCAGGCTCGTAAGGCGGGGGTACAAATCGAACAGGCTCACGTACAGCGGATTGACTTTGACGGAAATCGCTTTACCGTCACTACTTCAGAAGACTATCTGTATGAAGCTCCGGTCGTTATTGCGGCGTACGGAAAACGCTCCCGGCTGGATTCGCAAACACCCCTTTCGCCCTGGATGGCCGTGAAGGCTCATTACCGGGTTCCCTTTCCGGATGATCTGGTATCCCTGCATACCTTCCGGGGCGGTTATTGCGGTATATCGCAGGTGGAAGACGAAGTAGTGAATGCTTGTTATCTGGTACAGGCGGAAGTCTTTAAGCCTTATAAAAATCCGGAAACGTTTCAGCAACAGGTGCTTTCGCAAAACCCCTTTCTTCGGGATTTCTTTGAACGAGCCGAGCCGCTTTTTGATAAACCATTAGCAATTAGCCAAATATCATTTGCGTCTAAACCAGCCGTCGAGAATCACGTCTTACGCTGTGGCGATACGGCTGGCCTCATTCATCCCTTGTGTGGAAATGGAATGGCCATGGCGATCCACAGTGCCAAACTGGCGGCGGAAGCCATTACGGCCTTTTTCCATCACGCCGACCGATCGAAGCTCGAAGCGGAGTATACCCGTCAATGGAACCAGAATTTTAGAAACCGACTCACGGCCGGACGTCTTGTACAGTCCCTGTTACAGCGACCCGTACTGACTTCGCTGGTGATGAAATCCGCTCCGCTTTTCGCTGGACTGCTTCCTGCTATCGTCCGGCAAACGCACGGCAAACCCTTTTCGTATGCCCCTGAATACTCGTAA
- a CDS encoding acyl carrier protein codes for MNEAQLIESLKEIIKPYVQDEEAFAQLSPESNFIKDLKINSANLVDIVLDVEEAYQIEIDNESMERMQTVGAAMDIIREKVSD; via the coding sequence ATGAACGAAGCCCAATTGATCGAAAGTCTGAAAGAGATTATTAAACCTTACGTACAGGACGAAGAAGCCTTTGCTCAGCTTTCCCCGGAGTCAAATTTTATTAAAGACCTGAAAATCAATTCGGCTAATCTGGTGGATATTGTGCTGGACGTGGAAGAAGCCTATCAAATTGAAATCGACAACGAATCCATGGAACGCATGCAAACCGTCGGAGCTGCTATGGATATTATCCGGGAAAAAGTCAGTGATTGA
- a CDS encoding PDDEXK nuclease domain-containing protein produces the protein MSTLPSNYGSLLAELRNEISNSRLRAVLAANAELLYLYWRIGHTILSQQEAKGWGSKVVDQLAEDLRSAFPDMQGLSKRNLLYMRKFADLYPDFLIVQPSVAQLPWSHYVILMDKVKSREEREFYTQKALENGWSRDVLSMQIKSSLYERQGKAISNFEARLPAIQSDLAQQLTKDPYIFDFLTLREDYQEKDLENALTEHITKFLLELGAGFAFLGKQYHLEVDGQDFYIDLLFYHVKLRCYVVVELKTGKFVPEFAGKLNFYLSVVDDQLKSEFDQPSIGLLICQEKNKVVAEYSLKDINKPIGISAYELTESIPSDLKGTLPSIEDIEQELLKSHASNEE, from the coding sequence ATGTCGACACTCCCCAGCAACTACGGTTCTTTACTGGCCGAACTTCGTAATGAAATCAGCAACTCCCGCTTGCGGGCGGTACTAGCTGCCAATGCCGAGTTATTGTACCTGTATTGGCGAATTGGTCATACCATTCTTTCCCAGCAGGAAGCAAAAGGTTGGGGTTCGAAAGTAGTGGATCAACTGGCGGAAGATTTGCGGAGCGCATTTCCGGATATGCAGGGCCTTTCCAAGCGGAATCTGTTGTATATGCGAAAATTTGCCGATCTGTATCCCGATTTTCTAATTGTGCAACCGTCCGTTGCACAATTACCCTGGAGTCATTACGTCATCTTAATGGATAAAGTAAAATCCCGGGAAGAACGGGAATTTTACACGCAGAAAGCCTTGGAAAACGGTTGGTCACGCGATGTATTGAGTATGCAGATCAAATCCAGTCTGTATGAGCGGCAGGGTAAGGCCATCAGTAATTTCGAAGCCCGCTTACCAGCTATTCAGTCGGACTTGGCTCAACAGCTAACCAAAGATCCGTACATCTTCGACTTTCTTACCCTGCGGGAAGATTATCAGGAAAAAGACCTCGAAAACGCCCTGACCGAGCACATTACGAAGTTTTTACTGGAATTGGGAGCTGGTTTTGCCTTTCTGGGGAAACAGTATCACTTGGAAGTAGACGGGCAAGATTTCTATATCGACTTGCTGTTTTACCACGTCAAACTTCGTTGCTATGTTGTCGTCGAACTAAAGACGGGAAAGTTTGTCCCAGAGTTTGCCGGGAAACTGAATTTCTACCTTTCTGTTGTAGACGATCAGCTAAAAAGCGAATTCGATCAGCCCAGCATCGGTCTGTTGATTTGCCAAGAGAAGAATAAAGTGGTGGCAGAATACTCGTTGAAAGACATCAATAAACCCATTGGCATCTCAGCGTACGAACTTACCGAGTCCATTCCCAGCGATCTCAAAGGAACCTTACCCAGTATTGAAGACATCGAGCAGGAATTGTTGAAAAGCCATGCGTCAAACGAGGAATAG
- a CDS encoding 4'-phosphopantetheinyl transferase family protein, whose protein sequence is MIDLVDLAQARRDSNWQRRGFLDKVFLPDEQQRIRTASDPDRMVWTLWSMKESVYKQHPTAGRAFVPLLIHCFELDRDSGLGRVSYQQSCLYTQTQYTQRYILTLASTAPVFDRARVLGLAESSYASQHAALRQAIRSEAALRYGDGALVKDADGAPYWQQTTTGLNIPLGISHHGHYGAFVLPTV, encoded by the coding sequence GTGATTGATCTGGTCGATCTGGCTCAGGCCCGGCGGGACAGTAACTGGCAACGCCGGGGCTTTCTCGATAAGGTTTTTCTGCCGGATGAGCAGCAACGCATTCGTACGGCCTCCGATCCCGACCGCATGGTCTGGACGCTCTGGAGTATGAAGGAAAGTGTGTACAAGCAGCATCCCACCGCTGGGCGTGCCTTCGTGCCTTTGCTGATTCACTGTTTTGAACTGGATAGGGATAGCGGACTGGGACGGGTGAGCTACCAGCAGAGCTGCCTGTACACCCAAACCCAGTATACTCAGCGATACATCCTGACCCTGGCTAGTACGGCCCCGGTATTCGACCGGGCCCGGGTACTTGGCTTGGCCGAATCCTCGTACGCATCTCAGCACGCGGCTCTGCGGCAGGCCATTCGATCGGAAGCGGCCTTGCGTTACGGCGATGGTGCACTCGTCAAGGATGCCGATGGGGCGCCCTACTGGCAACAGACCACAACGGGACTAAACATTCCCCTCGGTATATCTCACCACGGCCATTACGGGGCGTTTGTACTGCCCACTGTCTAA
- a CDS encoding ThuA domain-containing protein produces MKKLILLCCFLAVSSNWIQAQSKLFRVAVLAEKDGGVHAPFVAAAKTWLAQLATQQAFSVDYLEDTQPITDAFLAQHALIIQLNYPPYRWTEPAKKAFTTYIEKGKGGWIGFHHATLLGEFDGYPMWPWFSEFMGGIVYKNYIPDFATATVRVETGLHPVMKGVPASFEVAHEEWYTYNRSPRPRVKVLAAVDESSYKPDSKIKMGDHPVIWSNEKMKARNVYIFMGHHPDLFQNQAFTTVFRNAVLWASQTR; encoded by the coding sequence ATGAAAAAACTGATTTTGCTTTGCTGCTTTCTCGCCGTTTCCAGTAATTGGATACAAGCCCAATCCAAACTTTTTCGAGTAGCGGTACTCGCCGAAAAAGACGGCGGTGTACATGCCCCTTTTGTAGCGGCGGCGAAAACCTGGCTGGCTCAACTGGCGACGCAGCAGGCCTTCAGCGTTGATTATCTGGAGGACACCCAGCCGATTACGGATGCTTTTCTGGCCCAACACGCTCTGATCATTCAACTCAACTATCCGCCCTATCGCTGGACGGAACCGGCAAAAAAGGCATTTACCACCTACATCGAAAAGGGCAAAGGTGGCTGGATTGGCTTTCATCACGCAACTTTACTTGGCGAGTTTGACGGGTACCCAATGTGGCCCTGGTTTTCGGAGTTTATGGGCGGGATTGTATATAAGAACTACATCCCTGATTTTGCTACGGCCACGGTTCGGGTAGAAACGGGTCTGCATCCGGTCATGAAAGGCGTACCGGCGAGCTTTGAGGTAGCTCATGAAGAATGGTATACGTACAATCGAAGTCCGCGTCCCCGCGTGAAGGTGCTGGCGGCCGTGGATGAGTCAAGCTATAAACCTGACTCGAAGATTAAAATGGGCGATCATCCCGTAATCTGGTCAAACGAAAAAATGAAAGCCCGTAACGTGTATATTTTCATGGGTCACCATCCGGACTTATTTCAAAATCAGGCTTTCACTACAGTTTTCAGAAATGCAGTCCTGTGGGCGTCGCAAACCCGCTGA
- a CDS encoding type III polyketide synthase produces the protein MPVTITTVAKASPPHSRATKEIMPFLETWLAGQEPRFQRKVVKIFENAAVDQRYSIMDPEEVFTRTSFEEKNLIYRREVVKLGETVVSQALAQAGWQATDLDFLITVSCTGMMIPSVDAFLINSLQMRQDIVRLPVTEMGCVAGVSGLIYAKNFLKANPGKRAAVLAIEAPTATFQLDDFSMANIVSAAIFGDGAACVLVSSHPDDTGPEIIDEEMYHFYDAIDIMGFDLTNSGLQMVLDKAVPETIAAHFSAIVEPFLAKNGLTLGDVSHLIFHPGGKKIVETVEELFSAWNKNLDDTKEVLRQFGNMSSATVLYVLERFLQKQPEKGSIGLMLSFGPGFTAQRVLLRW, from the coding sequence ATGCCTGTAACCATTACCACGGTAGCCAAAGCCTCCCCGCCGCATTCCAGGGCTACTAAAGAGATTATGCCTTTTCTGGAAACCTGGCTGGCTGGTCAGGAACCTCGTTTTCAGCGAAAAGTCGTAAAAATTTTCGAAAACGCGGCGGTCGATCAGCGGTACTCCATCATGGACCCGGAAGAGGTATTTACCCGTACGTCTTTTGAAGAGAAAAATCTGATTTATCGGCGGGAAGTCGTCAAGCTGGGTGAAACCGTTGTCAGTCAGGCACTGGCTCAGGCGGGTTGGCAGGCAACCGATCTGGACTTTCTCATTACGGTGAGCTGCACGGGCATGATGATTCCGTCGGTAGATGCTTTTTTGATCAATAGCCTTCAGATGCGGCAGGATATTGTACGCCTGCCCGTCACCGAAATGGGTTGTGTGGCGGGGGTATCCGGACTGATTTACGCAAAGAATTTCCTGAAAGCTAATCCTGGCAAACGGGCGGCAGTACTGGCTATCGAAGCTCCAACGGCAACCTTCCAGCTCGATGATTTTTCGATGGCAAACATCGTCAGTGCGGCCATTTTCGGCGACGGTGCGGCCTGCGTACTCGTGTCTTCGCACCCTGACGACACAGGCCCCGAAATCATCGATGAAGAGATGTATCACTTCTACGATGCCATCGACATCATGGGCTTTGACCTGACCAATTCCGGCCTGCAGATGGTACTCGATAAAGCGGTACCCGAAACCATTGCTGCTCATTTCTCGGCCATTGTCGAGCCTTTTCTGGCTAAAAACGGGCTGACGCTCGGTGACGTTTCACACCTGATTTTTCACCCCGGTGGTAAGAAAATCGTGGAGACGGTAGAAGAGCTATTCAGTGCCTGGAATAAAAACCTGGATGATACGAAAGAGGTGTTGCGTCAATTCGGTAATATGTCGAGTGCCACGGTTCTTTACGTGCTCGAACGGTTCCTGCAAAAACAGCCCGAAAAAGGCTCCATTGGGCTGATGCTAAGTTTTGGTCCCGGTTTTACAGCCCAGCGGGTCCTGCTTCGCTGGTAA
- a CDS encoding xanthine dehydrogenase family protein molybdopterin-binding subunit: MHTSRRDFLKTMGTLTIGFTLPSWVPEADELPGSLQRDPRIRAWLEILENGQIRVFTGKMELGQGIRTAVAQVAAEELNLPLSQVEVVMADTDRTPDESYTAGSASIENSAMAVRYAAAAARQKLLELAAKQWRKPVEELQFAAGTIRWKNKQISWKELLNGKQLQDEVRGNVALKPKEEYQLVGKPMPRPEINRMVRAETWFIQDLRLPGMVHARMVRPPSYGARLEKLDESNVRKQIPGIQKVVVQGSLVGVIATEEFQAMQAQWTLQESVRWTDVQPLPTGTALVSYLKSLPARIERVHEKGQPTGPTTIKAQYFKPYLMHGSIGPSCALAWYQKGTLRVWSHSQGVFPLRETLHRLLKLPLDRIHVIGMAGSGCYGHNGADDVAAEAAWLAMAYPEHPIRLQWSRDEEHAWEPYGSAMILEAEARLSTTGRIEQWNYTLWSDTYTARPGGDPANLLLARYLDPPIPKKPASSINGGTIRNSEPYYRIPDVAVDAHQFEGPLRVSSLRALGAFGNVFAIESFMDELAEKAEKDPFEFRIMHLEDERAIAVLRRLQELIQNERIKPKEGVGIAFARYKNTAAYCAVAARVRITGDQIQVMNLWSVIDAGEVINPDGLKNQTEGGLIQAASWTLKEQVQFDAQQITSRDWVSYPIFRMSEIPEVEVVVIDRPQEPVLGAGEAVQGPTAAALANALYRASGKRVRDLPLVPAKLKS, encoded by the coding sequence ATGCATACGTCACGAAGAGATTTTCTGAAAACGATGGGTACGCTGACGATTGGGTTCACGCTACCGTCCTGGGTACCCGAAGCGGATGAACTGCCGGGCAGCCTGCAACGAGATCCCCGCATTCGGGCCTGGCTGGAGATACTGGAGAATGGTCAGATTCGCGTTTTTACCGGGAAAATGGAACTCGGACAGGGGATTCGCACCGCCGTGGCCCAGGTAGCTGCCGAAGAGCTGAATCTGCCGCTGAGTCAGGTAGAAGTAGTAATGGCCGATACCGACCGTACGCCCGATGAAAGTTACACGGCTGGCAGTGCATCCATCGAAAACAGTGCCATGGCCGTTCGGTACGCAGCAGCGGCAGCTCGGCAAAAACTGCTTGAACTGGCGGCGAAGCAATGGCGGAAGCCGGTAGAGGAACTTCAGTTTGCCGCGGGTACCATTCGATGGAAGAATAAGCAGATTAGCTGGAAGGAACTCCTCAACGGAAAGCAATTACAGGATGAGGTACGAGGGAATGTAGCCCTTAAACCCAAGGAAGAGTATCAACTGGTGGGTAAACCCATGCCGCGTCCCGAAATCAACCGGATGGTACGGGCAGAAACCTGGTTCATTCAGGATTTACGATTGCCCGGCATGGTACACGCCCGCATGGTGCGACCGCCTTCGTATGGGGCCCGCCTTGAAAAACTCGATGAGTCAAACGTACGAAAACAGATTCCGGGGATTCAGAAAGTAGTCGTACAGGGAAGTTTGGTCGGCGTGATCGCTACCGAAGAGTTTCAGGCCATGCAAGCCCAATGGACCTTGCAGGAAAGTGTTCGCTGGACGGACGTACAACCCTTACCGACGGGTACGGCACTCGTTTCTTACCTGAAGTCCCTGCCCGCCCGCATTGAACGCGTGCACGAAAAAGGGCAACCGACCGGACCTACTACGATCAAGGCTCAGTACTTCAAGCCCTATCTGATGCACGGCTCCATTGGCCCTTCGTGTGCCCTAGCCTGGTATCAGAAAGGGACGCTGCGGGTATGGTCGCACAGTCAGGGTGTATTTCCGCTGCGTGAAACGCTGCATCGGTTGCTGAAGCTGCCCCTGGATCGGATTCATGTTATCGGTATGGCGGGTTCGGGTTGTTACGGGCACAACGGAGCCGACGATGTAGCCGCCGAAGCCGCCTGGCTGGCGATGGCGTATCCGGAACATCCGATTCGTCTGCAATGGTCCCGCGATGAAGAACACGCCTGGGAACCTTACGGCAGTGCCATGATTCTGGAAGCCGAAGCTCGCCTGAGTACTACGGGTCGGATTGAGCAGTGGAATTACACCCTCTGGTCGGATACGTATACGGCCCGGCCCGGTGGTGATCCAGCGAATCTGCTCCTGGCCCGTTACCTTGATCCGCCGATCCCTAAAAAACCGGCATCCAGTATTAATGGTGGTACCATTCGTAATTCTGAACCGTACTACCGTATCCCTGACGTAGCCGTGGACGCTCATCAGTTCGAAGGTCCTTTGCGGGTTTCTTCCCTGCGGGCTCTGGGAGCGTTCGGGAATGTCTTTGCCATTGAATCGTTCATGGATGAACTGGCCGAAAAAGCGGAGAAAGACCCCTTTGAGTTTCGAATCATGCACCTGGAAGACGAGCGGGCCATTGCTGTACTGCGTCGTTTACAAGAATTGATTCAAAACGAGCGGATAAAGCCCAAAGAAGGCGTAGGCATTGCGTTTGCCCGCTATAAAAACACGGCGGCCTACTGTGCCGTAGCGGCCCGCGTACGCATCACCGGCGATCAGATTCAGGTCATGAATTTGTGGAGCGTGATTGACGCCGGTGAAGTCATCAACCCGGACGGTCTTAAAAATCAGACGGAAGGTGGACTGATTCAGGCCGCGAGCTGGACGCTGAAAGAACAGGTACAGTTCGATGCCCAGCAGATTACGAGTCGGGATTGGGTTTCGTATCCAATTTTCCGCATGAGTGAAATACCGGAAGTGGAGGTAGTCGTGATCGATCGCCCCCAGGAACCAGTGCTGGGAGCCGGTGAAGCGGTGCAGGGACCCACGGCGGCGGCTCTGGCCAATGCTCTGTATCGGGCTAGTGGCAAACGCGTACGGGACTTGCCTTTAGTACCCGCAAAACTCAAAAGCTGA
- a CDS encoding beta-ketoacyl-[acyl-carrier-protein] synthase family protein, which yields MRKRVIITGLGVAAPNGVGIPAFTQALQAGESGVRFQPQLAELKFSCQIGGIPPVTEEQKQQYFSELQLKQLNSSGILYGVMAGVEAWRKAGLPEQPTEPDWDSGIVFGTGMLGVDKFREAIYKVDEGQVRRLGSSVVTQTMASGISAYLGGMLGCGNQTTTNSSACATGTEAILWAYDRIASGQAQRMLAGSCNDHGPYIWGGFDAMRVMTYQHNDSPERGSRPLSATASGFVPGSGAGALVLESLESALARNAAIYGEVLGGHVNAGGQRGGGSMTAPNPTAVRRCIEQALAHAGVSPEAVDLIDGHLTATTKDSAEILAWTQALGRGGADFPYINSLKGMIGHCLSAAGAIESVAAVLELSEGFIYPSRNSEDLHPDITALIDSEKIPQQSISKAIQVIAKANFGFGDVNACVLFKKYV from the coding sequence ATGCGTAAACGCGTCATTATTACGGGTTTGGGGGTCGCTGCTCCCAATGGCGTAGGGATCCCGGCTTTTACGCAGGCCTTGCAGGCGGGGGAGAGCGGCGTCCGCTTTCAACCCCAGCTAGCTGAGTTGAAATTCTCCTGTCAGATCGGCGGTATACCGCCCGTCACCGAGGAACAGAAACAACAGTACTTCAGCGAATTGCAGTTAAAACAGCTCAATAGTAGCGGCATTCTCTACGGTGTCATGGCCGGCGTTGAAGCCTGGCGAAAGGCTGGTTTGCCCGAACAACCGACTGAACCGGACTGGGACAGCGGCATTGTCTTTGGTACGGGGATGTTGGGCGTAGACAAATTTCGGGAAGCCATTTATAAAGTAGATGAAGGGCAGGTACGGCGACTGGGCAGTTCGGTCGTGACGCAAACCATGGCCAGCGGCATCAGTGCCTATTTGGGTGGTATGCTGGGTTGCGGGAATCAGACGACAACCAATTCTTCCGCCTGTGCCACGGGCACGGAAGCCATTCTCTGGGCCTACGACCGCATTGCCAGCGGTCAGGCCCAGCGGATGCTGGCGGGCAGTTGCAACGATCACGGACCCTACATCTGGGGCGGGTTTGACGCCATGCGGGTGATGACTTATCAGCACAATGACTCACCCGAACGCGGCTCCCGACCGCTGAGTGCTACGGCCAGCGGTTTTGTACCCGGCAGTGGAGCGGGTGCTTTAGTACTCGAATCGCTGGAAAGTGCCCTGGCCCGGAATGCGGCGATTTACGGTGAAGTACTCGGCGGCCATGTCAATGCCGGTGGGCAGCGGGGCGGTGGTTCTATGACGGCTCCCAATCCCACGGCCGTACGCCGCTGCATTGAACAGGCATTGGCTCACGCAGGGGTATCTCCGGAAGCCGTGGATTTGATCGATGGCCACTTAACGGCGACAACGAAAGATTCCGCCGAAATTCTGGCCTGGACGCAGGCCTTAGGGCGAGGCGGGGCGGATTTTCCGTACATCAATTCCCTGAAAGGCATGATCGGCCATTGCCTGAGTGCTGCCGGAGCCATTGAAAGTGTAGCGGCGGTGCTCGAACTGAGTGAAGGCTTTATCTATCCGTCCCGGAACAGCGAAGACCTACATCCCGACATTACCGCCTTGATTGATTCCGAAAAAATTCCTCAGCAATCTATTTCAAAAGCTATTCAGGTGATTGCTAAAGCTAATTTTGGCTTTGGTGATGTAAACGCCTGTGTCCTATTCAAAAAATACGTATGA